The following are encoded in a window of bacterium genomic DNA:
- a CDS encoding imidazolonepropionase produces the protein MPVLKNIRTLYQCSSSGGQSDIFPIENAALAWNTEGVITWVGKESDAPSELETEISFDAKDHVVIPGLIDCHTHLAFGGERSAEFEMRALGKSYLEIAKAGGGILSTVESTRAASEEELTERARETLHKMIALGVTTVECKSGYGLSLKDEMKLLSVYQALQNSEKPTLLTTFLGAHTIPKEYRDNRKRYIDLLINEMIPAIAEQHLATFCDIFVEDSAFQIDEARNILEVGKQHGLRPKLHADQLSDGGGAALAAELGAISADHLEQISDHGISQMASTGVVGVTLPIASLYTQQTPLNARRLIEAHIPIAVATDFNPGSAPSYHLPLALMLACNLNRMSPSEALKGATLYAAQALGIENTVGSLELGKNADFALLDTPSVNHWLYQFQSNNCVATVKEGELLYGTMNTL, from the coding sequence ATGCCAGTTCTGAAAAATATCCGCACCCTCTATCAATGCTCGAGCAGTGGCGGTCAAAGCGATATCTTTCCCATCGAAAATGCTGCTCTTGCTTGGAATACGGAAGGAGTAATCACCTGGGTTGGGAAAGAATCCGATGCTCCAAGCGAGCTCGAGACAGAGATATCATTCGATGCAAAAGACCACGTAGTTATCCCCGGCCTCATCGACTGCCATACCCACTTAGCATTCGGGGGAGAACGTTCAGCGGAGTTTGAGATGCGAGCGCTCGGGAAAAGCTACCTAGAGATTGCAAAAGCGGGGGGAGGCATCCTCTCAACCGTTGAGAGCACAAGAGCTGCTTCCGAAGAGGAACTGACTGAACGAGCAAGAGAGACGTTGCATAAAATGATAGCTCTTGGCGTCACGACGGTTGAATGTAAAAGCGGTTATGGGCTTAGCCTAAAAGATGAAATGAAACTGCTCTCTGTATATCAAGCCTTACAAAACTCCGAAAAACCTACGCTCCTCACTACATTCCTCGGCGCACACACCATTCCCAAAGAATATAGAGATAATCGGAAACGGTATATCGATCTCTTAATCAACGAGATGATTCCCGCGATTGCGGAGCAACATCTTGCAACTTTTTGCGATATATTCGTGGAAGATTCTGCATTTCAAATCGATGAAGCGCGGAACATCTTGGAAGTAGGAAAGCAACACGGCCTACGACCCAAACTCCATGCCGATCAGCTAAGCGACGGGGGTGGTGCAGCTCTTGCCGCAGAGCTCGGCGCTATCTCAGCTGATCATCTTGAACAAATCTCTGATCACGGAATATCACAAATGGCCTCCACTGGTGTTGTTGGCGTAACGCTGCCAATTGCTTCCTTATATACGCAACAGACACCACTCAATGCGCGACGATTAATTGAAGCACACATCCCTATCGCAGTCGCTACAGACTTTAACCCTGGCTCTGCTCCAAGCTACCACCTGCCCCTGGCGCTCATGCTTGCATGTAACCTGAATCGAATGAGCCCTTCCGAGGCACTCAAAGGAGCAACACTCTATGCAGCACAAGCGCTTGGAATAGAGAATACCGTCGGCTCATTGGAGCTTGGCAAGAACGCTGACTTTGCACTCCTTGACACCCCCTCAGTGAATCACTGGCTCTATCAATTTCAATCCAATAACTGTGTGGCTACCGTAAAGG
- a CDS encoding arginase has translation MTNRLTLFLEEHRERYVVSRIGEVKVGEVLPLLSQSKEGQLSAALQEAKNRGAQFAILGIPEDIGPRANCGRGGAHQGWDAFLQTFLNIQANTLFPSASAVLVGEVELQDLQEQSKDGDIDHLRHLCSEIDDRVYPIIREIVSAGLTPVVVGGGHNNAYPIMKGFVEGKQLSAIGCCNCDAHADFRNRNGRHSGNAFRIAYEEELLKAYAIVGLHENYNSQETLGAFADANFRYISFETTHVRREYLFEDALKEVADYLLKTGLPIGIECDLDAIATMSVSAQTPYGLTLEEMAFYVHRMTSDLPVAYLHLAEGAPCWQPVTGERYIGRALTLLVSTFLKAARS, from the coding sequence ATGACGAATCGACTAACCTTATTTTTAGAGGAACATCGTGAGCGGTATGTGGTTTCTCGTATTGGTGAAGTAAAGGTTGGTGAAGTCTTGCCTCTACTTTCCCAAAGTAAAGAGGGACAGCTTTCTGCTGCTCTTCAGGAGGCGAAGAACAGAGGTGCTCAATTTGCAATCCTTGGTATCCCTGAGGATATTGGACCCAGAGCAAATTGTGGCCGGGGTGGCGCGCATCAGGGATGGGACGCCTTTTTACAAACGTTTTTAAATATTCAAGCCAACACGTTGTTTCCGTCAGCCTCTGCAGTCCTCGTAGGAGAAGTGGAGCTTCAAGATCTTCAAGAGCAGTCAAAGGATGGTGATATAGATCATCTGCGACATTTGTGTAGTGAGATTGATGACCGAGTCTATCCAATTATTAGAGAAATAGTTTCTGCGGGCCTGACGCCAGTTGTTGTTGGTGGTGGGCATAATAACGCTTATCCGATCATGAAGGGGTTTGTAGAGGGAAAGCAGCTCTCTGCCATTGGGTGTTGTAATTGTGATGCGCATGCTGATTTTAGAAATCGGAATGGCCGCCACAGTGGGAATGCTTTTCGTATTGCGTACGAAGAAGAGCTTCTTAAAGCATATGCCATTGTAGGTCTTCATGAGAACTATAATTCACAAGAGACACTTGGAGCATTCGCTGACGCGAATTTTCGATATATCTCTTTTGAGACAACGCATGTAAGACGAGAGTATCTTTTTGAGGATGCATTAAAGGAGGTAGCAGATTATCTTCTGAAGACAGGCCTTCCGATCGGTATTGAGTGCGATCTTGATGCGATTGCTACTATGTCTGTTAGTGCTCAAACTCCATACGGACTGACATTAGAAGAAATGGCATTCTATGTGCACCGAATGACGAGTGACCTTCCGGTAGCATATTTGCATTTGGCGGAAGGTGCGCCCTGTTGGCAGCCTGTTACTGGTGAACGATACATTGGTCGCGCACTTACATTGCTCGTGTCTACCTTCCTGAAAGCAGCTCGGTCTTGA
- the hutH gene encoding histidine ammonia-lyase, whose protein sequence is MINDSHIKLSSLHHDLDGRISSIKEQFALLAPFRDVVESALSDKKSYYGINTGFGILATKRIELDSLLKLQKNLILSHSVGVGPLIPKEISRLMLQLKIHALGLGHSGISQTTLERLCTLLEKDLIPAIPEKGSVGASGDLAPLAHMALPLIGEGLFWTSDGNQTIEASKILQKHKLSPITLQAKEGLALLNGTQFMTAYGSHVLSQVSSLLKMCDIIGTMSLEAARGSKNPFLAKIQELRPHPGQAHSAANIMKLLQESDILESHKDCDKVQDPYSLRCMAVVHGASRGALKHASEVIETEINSVTDNPLVFEDGDIISAGNFHGQPIALAMDYAAIALAELASISERRTYLLLSGYDELPSLLLEDGGLHSGFMIPQYTQASLVSENKVLAHPASVDSIPTSCGQEDHVSMGSISATKLLQIFNNVRHVLGIELLCAAQALDFRKPLTPGKGVHAAYHVVRSAIPHRNQDETFQEDFKKVFSFLSSDEIIRAVEAEIGELV, encoded by the coding sequence ATGATAAACGATTCGCACATCAAGCTCTCTTCTCTTCATCACGATTTAGATGGCCGAATTTCTTCTATCAAAGAGCAGTTTGCCTTGCTTGCGCCATTTCGGGATGTCGTTGAAAGCGCTCTCTCCGACAAAAAGAGTTATTACGGGATCAATACAGGCTTTGGCATACTCGCTACAAAACGTATTGAGCTCGATAGCCTTCTTAAACTCCAGAAGAATCTTATACTCAGCCACAGCGTTGGAGTTGGGCCGCTTATTCCCAAAGAAATCTCTCGACTTATGCTCCAACTAAAAATTCATGCTCTTGGTCTTGGACACTCTGGCATCTCTCAAACAACCCTTGAGCGACTCTGTACCCTCCTAGAAAAAGATCTCATTCCAGCTATTCCCGAGAAGGGAAGTGTTGGTGCATCTGGCGATCTTGCTCCACTTGCTCACATGGCACTACCTCTCATTGGTGAAGGACTCTTTTGGACAAGCGATGGAAATCAGACTATTGAAGCTTCCAAGATTCTTCAAAAACATAAGCTCTCCCCCATCACCCTCCAAGCGAAAGAAGGGCTCGCTCTCCTGAATGGTACTCAGTTCATGACAGCATACGGTTCGCATGTCCTCTCACAAGTATCTAGCCTTCTGAAGATGTGTGACATCATTGGAACAATGTCCCTTGAAGCCGCACGTGGGAGTAAAAATCCCTTTCTTGCAAAAATTCAAGAGCTTCGCCCTCATCCAGGACAGGCTCATTCTGCAGCAAATATCATGAAACTCCTTCAGGAAAGCGATATCCTGGAGTCACATAAGGACTGTGATAAGGTGCAAGACCCATACTCGCTGAGATGTATGGCTGTGGTACATGGAGCATCGCGCGGAGCACTGAAACACGCCTCTGAAGTAATTGAAACAGAGATAAACTCTGTAACCGATAATCCACTTGTCTTTGAAGATGGGGATATTATCAGCGCCGGAAATTTTCACGGACAACCGATTGCTCTCGCAATGGATTATGCCGCTATCGCCCTAGCAGAATTAGCAAGTATTTCTGAGCGTCGTACTTACCTCCTTCTTTCTGGGTATGATGAGCTCCCGTCACTTCTTCTCGAGGACGGCGGGCTGCATAGTGGATTCATGATTCCGCAATATACTCAAGCCTCTCTCGTATCTGAAAACAAAGTTCTCGCACATCCTGCCTCAGTTGATTCAATCCCAACTTCTTGCGGCCAAGAAGACCATGTGAGTATGGGTAGTATCAGTGCAACCAAACTCTTACAGATTTTTAATAATGTGCGACATGTTCTTGGAATTGAACTTCTCTGCGCTGCGCAAGCACTCGATTTTCGAAAGCCCCTTACTCCTGGCAAGGGTGTACACGCCGCATATCACGTTGTGCGCTCTGCTATCCCTCATCGAAACCAGGATGAGACCTTTCAAGAAGATTTCAAAAAAGTGTTCTCCTTTCTTTCCTCAGATGAAATTATACGGGCAGTAGAAGCTGAGATTGGAGAGCTTGTATAA